The following proteins are co-located in the Microcystis wesenbergii NRERC-220 genome:
- a CDS encoding sulfite exporter TauE/SafE family protein, translated as MAEYYLILLITGVFSGLLAGLFGIGGGTISVAILLNLGYSYGESVATSSLAIVFTSLGGTIQNWRLGSLKWQRVLLLGLPGIFTAFIGVYLVKSSPKHLLEAAFGCFLLFNIYLTNLKQNLSQKEPVSAIRLHPNLACLLTGGIAGFLAGIFGIGGGAIMVPLQMIFLAEKIKIAIVTSLGVVLLNSIAACFAHAQAGYILYLQGIILGIGGSLGVQVTTRFLPKLPDRLVRITFYIFLLLMAIYFFIRACS; from the coding sequence ATGGCAGAATATTACTTAATTTTACTGATAACAGGCGTTTTTTCGGGCTTATTAGCGGGTTTATTCGGTATTGGGGGTGGCACTATCTCCGTGGCGATCCTGTTAAATTTAGGCTACAGTTACGGGGAATCGGTGGCTACCAGCAGTTTAGCGATCGTTTTCACTTCCCTAGGGGGTACGATCCAAAATTGGCGATTAGGTTCCCTCAAATGGCAGCGAGTTCTCCTCTTAGGTTTACCCGGGATTTTTACGGCATTTATCGGAGTCTATCTGGTCAAATCTAGCCCCAAACACCTCCTAGAAGCGGCTTTTGGTTGTTTTTTACTGTTCAATATCTATTTAACCAATCTCAAGCAAAATTTAAGCCAAAAAGAGCCAGTTTCTGCCATTAGATTGCATCCTAATCTAGCCTGTCTGCTAACCGGAGGAATCGCCGGATTTCTAGCCGGTATTTTCGGAATTGGCGGTGGGGCGATCATGGTGCCACTACAAATGATTTTTTTGGCAGAAAAGATCAAAATCGCCATTGTCACCAGTTTAGGTGTGGTTTTACTCAATTCGATCGCCGCCTGTTTCGCTCATGCCCAAGCCGGTTATATTCTTTATCTACAAGGGATTATTTTAGGTATCGGTGGTTCACTAGGTGTACAAGTAACCACTCGTTTTTTACCGAAATTACCCGATCGATTGGTGCGGATTACTTTTTATATTTTTCTGCTACTGATGGCCATTTATTTCTTCATCCGCGCTTGCTCTTAG
- a CDS encoding transposase family protein — MQEQEDLIGGIPAQIPVLVDSGFQGVQKQYVNIRLPHKKPKGGELTAEQKQENRELAKERVVGENAFSGVKRYRAVSDIYRNRVANFDAQLILTACGLWNFYGCGSISIN, encoded by the coding sequence ATACAAGAACAAGAAGACTTAATTGGCGGCATCCCTGCTCAAATCCCAGTCTTGGTTGATTCAGGATTTCAGGGAGTGCAAAAACAGTATGTAAATATCCGTTTGCCCCACAAAAAACCGAAGGGAGGAGAGTTAACAGCAGAACAAAAACAAGAAAATCGAGAACTAGCCAAAGAAAGAGTTGTGGGTGAAAATGCTTTTTCTGGGGTGAAAAGATACCGTGCAGTTTCCGATATTTATAGGAATCGTGTAGCTAATTTTGATGCTCAATTAATCTTAACGGCTTGTGGATTATGGAATTTTTATGGGTGCGGCAGCATAAGCATTAATTAA